In the Petrotoga olearia DSM 13574 genome, one interval contains:
- a CDS encoding ABC transporter ATP-binding protein yields the protein MESKKVILEVNNLKTYYHTRLGEKIKAVNSVSFNLYEGEILGIAGESGCGKSTLAMSLSGLFLSPLKYESGSVFLDNENIMQKKENELRKKILGKKYSYIPQSALNALNPTLKIKNFVIDLMKEHDPNMTEKEILNLAKERFESLSLPPRVLNLYPLELSGGMKQRVVVAISTIMNPEVVVADEPTSALDVTSQKIVIKLIKELFDKKIVKSIIFITHELPILRHICDRIAVMYAGEFVEVGNMKDVIFDPIHPYSQALMQSILVPEKGIKGKKLPSLPGSPPDLRKIPKGCRFADRCPLAIEDCKKDDVNLTKVGERSVRCIRINHILTQGKKVTPYV from the coding sequence TTGGAATCAAAAAAAGTCATTTTAGAAGTTAACAATCTTAAAACCTATTATCATACAAGATTAGGAGAAAAAATAAAAGCGGTAAACAGCGTTTCATTTAACCTATATGAGGGAGAAATCTTGGGAATAGCGGGCGAATCAGGTTGTGGGAAATCTACTTTAGCAATGAGTTTATCGGGCTTATTTTTATCTCCTTTGAAATACGAAAGTGGATCGGTATTTTTAGATAATGAAAATATCATGCAAAAAAAAGAAAATGAGTTGAGAAAAAAAATACTGGGAAAGAAATATTCTTACATCCCTCAAAGTGCTCTGAACGCGTTGAATCCAACATTAAAAATCAAAAATTTTGTTATAGATCTAATGAAAGAACACGATCCCAATATGACAGAAAAAGAGATTTTAAATTTGGCAAAAGAACGTTTTGAATCTCTTTCTTTGCCTCCAAGGGTTTTAAACCTCTATCCCTTAGAACTTAGCGGTGGTATGAAACAAAGAGTAGTTGTTGCAATCTCCACAATCATGAACCCAGAAGTTGTAGTAGCAGATGAACCAACTTCTGCATTGGACGTAACTTCACAAAAAATAGTAATAAAGTTAATTAAAGAACTTTTTGATAAAAAGATAGTTAAAAGTATAATTTTTATAACTCACGAACTTCCCATATTAAGGCATATATGTGACCGTATAGCCGTAATGTACGCAGGTGAATTTGTAGAGGTAGGAAATATGAAAGATGTAATCTTCGATCCTATTCATCCTTACTCACAAGCATTAATGCAATCTATATTAGTTCCTGAAAAAGGCATAAAAGGCAAAAAACTTCCAAGCCTTCCTGGTTCACCACCTGATTTAAGGAAAATTCCAAAAGGATGTAGGTTCGCAGATAGATGCCCTTTGGCAATAGAAGATTGTAAGAAAGACGATGTCAATTTAACTAAAGTAGGAGAAAGATCTGTAAGGTGCATCAGAATAAACCATATTTTAACCCAAGGGAAGAAGGTGACACCGTATGTCTAA